Proteins co-encoded in one Conger conger chromosome 4, fConCon1.1, whole genome shotgun sequence genomic window:
- the LOC133126419 gene encoding vacuolar protein sorting-associated protein 4B-like isoform X1: MAINLQGDKAEQSFRVRCAECLDGGEKMEECLKKKEMAPTTKPVKQNQPDEPTKENDSEESDDSEKKFQSQLQSESWKAKHEAGSELALAYELFIVTENVKWSDVAGLGGAKEALREAVILPIKSPHLFTGRRTPWGGVLLFGAPGTGKTYLARAVATEARGSTFSVSSSDLMSKWLGASRKLMMNLFRLAREHKPSIIFIDDIDLLCGSGDKAEFLAQMQDVRNANEGILVLGATSIPWTLDPAIRKRFAKRIYIPLPEECARSIMFKRMLGSARNTLTESDFATLGQKTEGYSGADISCIVRDAMMQPLRMVQSATHFKRVRGSVWNMPSQVVDDLWTPCSPEDPDCVEMTWMDIQDDKLQEPVVSMSHMLMCLSKAKPTVNEQDLEQFKKFMEDFGQEG, translated from the exons ATGGCGATCAATTTGCAG GGAGACAAAGCTGAACAGAGTTTCAGAGTGAGGTGTGCTGAGTGCCTGGACGGGGGGGAGAAAATGGAGGAGTGCTTGAAGAAGAAGGAAATGGCTCCAACTACTAAGCCTGTGAAGCAGAACCAACCAGATGAACCAACCAAAGA GAATGACAGTGAGGAAAGTGATGACTCTGAGAAGAAGTTCCAGAGTCAGCTGCAGAGTGAGTCCTGGAAAGCAAAACATGAAGCTGGCTCTGAATTGGCTCTGGCTTATGAAT tgttcatCGTCACGGAGAACGTCAAGTGGAGTGACGTGGCCGGGCTGGGGGGAGCAAAGGAGGCGTTGAGAGAGGCGGTCATTCTGCCAATCAAATCCCCTCACCTCTTCACAG GAAGGAGGACCCCGTGGGGGGGAGTCTTGCTTTTCGGGGCTCCTGGCACCGGGAAGACCTACCTGGCCAGAGCTGTGGCCACAGAGGCCCGCGGCTCCACCTTCTCCGTCTCCTCGTCCGACCTGATGTCCAAGTGGCTCGGAGCGAGCAGGAA GCTGATGATGAATCTCTTCAGGCTAGCTCGGGAGCACAAGCCCTCCATCATCTTCATCGATGACATCGACTTGCTGTGCGGCTCTGGGGACAAGGCCGAGTTCCTGGCTCAGATGCAGG ATGTCCGGAATGCCAATGAAGGAATCCTTGTGCTGGGAGCCACCAGCATCCCATGGACCCTGGACCCTGCCATCAGGAAAAG GTTTGCGAAGCGTATCTACATCCCCCTCCCTGAAGAATGTGCCCGTTCCATCATGTTCAAGCGGATGCTGGGCTCGGCGCGCAACACTCTGACCGAGTCTGACTTCGCCACCCTGGGACAGAAGACAGAGGGCTACTCGGGGGCAGACATCAGCTGCATAGTGAGGGACGCCATGATGCAGCCCCTCAGGATGGTGCAGTCCGCCACGCACTTCAAACGG GTACGAGGGTCGGTGTGGAACATGCCCAGCCAAGTGGTGGATGACCTCTGGACCCCGTGCTCCCCAGAAGACCCTGACTGCGTAGAGATGACCTGGATGGACATCCAAGATGATAAGCTACAGGAGCCTGTCGTCAGCATG TCGCACATGCTGATGTGTCTGTCCAAGGCCAAGCCGACGGTGAACGAGCAGGACCTGGAGCAGTTTAAGAAGTTCATGGAAGACTTTGGCCAGGAGGGTTAG
- the LOC133126419 gene encoding vacuolar protein sorting-associated protein 4B-like isoform X2: MAINLQGDKAEQSFRVRCAECLDGGEKMEECLKKKEMAPTTKPVKQNQPDEPTKENDSEESDDSEKKFQSQLQMFIVTENVKWSDVAGLGGAKEALREAVILPIKSPHLFTGRRTPWGGVLLFGAPGTGKTYLARAVATEARGSTFSVSSSDLMSKWLGASRKLMMNLFRLAREHKPSIIFIDDIDLLCGSGDKAEFLAQMQDVRNANEGILVLGATSIPWTLDPAIRKRFAKRIYIPLPEECARSIMFKRMLGSARNTLTESDFATLGQKTEGYSGADISCIVRDAMMQPLRMVQSATHFKRVRGSVWNMPSQVVDDLWTPCSPEDPDCVEMTWMDIQDDKLQEPVVSMSHMLMCLSKAKPTVNEQDLEQFKKFMEDFGQEG, encoded by the exons ATGGCGATCAATTTGCAG GGAGACAAAGCTGAACAGAGTTTCAGAGTGAGGTGTGCTGAGTGCCTGGACGGGGGGGAGAAAATGGAGGAGTGCTTGAAGAAGAAGGAAATGGCTCCAACTACTAAGCCTGTGAAGCAGAACCAACCAGATGAACCAACCAAAGA GAATGACAGTGAGGAAAGTGATGACTCTGAGAAGAAGTTCCAGAGTCAGCTGCAGA tgttcatCGTCACGGAGAACGTCAAGTGGAGTGACGTGGCCGGGCTGGGGGGAGCAAAGGAGGCGTTGAGAGAGGCGGTCATTCTGCCAATCAAATCCCCTCACCTCTTCACAG GAAGGAGGACCCCGTGGGGGGGAGTCTTGCTTTTCGGGGCTCCTGGCACCGGGAAGACCTACCTGGCCAGAGCTGTGGCCACAGAGGCCCGCGGCTCCACCTTCTCCGTCTCCTCGTCCGACCTGATGTCCAAGTGGCTCGGAGCGAGCAGGAA GCTGATGATGAATCTCTTCAGGCTAGCTCGGGAGCACAAGCCCTCCATCATCTTCATCGATGACATCGACTTGCTGTGCGGCTCTGGGGACAAGGCCGAGTTCCTGGCTCAGATGCAGG ATGTCCGGAATGCCAATGAAGGAATCCTTGTGCTGGGAGCCACCAGCATCCCATGGACCCTGGACCCTGCCATCAGGAAAAG GTTTGCGAAGCGTATCTACATCCCCCTCCCTGAAGAATGTGCCCGTTCCATCATGTTCAAGCGGATGCTGGGCTCGGCGCGCAACACTCTGACCGAGTCTGACTTCGCCACCCTGGGACAGAAGACAGAGGGCTACTCGGGGGCAGACATCAGCTGCATAGTGAGGGACGCCATGATGCAGCCCCTCAGGATGGTGCAGTCCGCCACGCACTTCAAACGG GTACGAGGGTCGGTGTGGAACATGCCCAGCCAAGTGGTGGATGACCTCTGGACCCCGTGCTCCCCAGAAGACCCTGACTGCGTAGAGATGACCTGGATGGACATCCAAGATGATAAGCTACAGGAGCCTGTCGTCAGCATG TCGCACATGCTGATGTGTCTGTCCAAGGCCAAGCCGACGGTGAACGAGCAGGACCTGGAGCAGTTTAAGAAGTTCATGGAAGACTTTGGCCAGGAGGGTTAG